One window from the genome of bacterium encodes:
- a CDS encoding ABC transporter permease, producing MTATAIRHSLGTRARQFWAAVRLGWAIESNWTDPFVFFVYQVVRPLFGALILVVMYKVIRGGADDPLGFAQIYLGNAFFILVMQSILVIGFIVFEDRERYEMIRYVYLAPIGLGPYMLARGASHVAATSAAIILTLLLGVFGFDLRMHLALSELPYFAATMALGVAATLAMGLILAAATMLLAHHGQSMPEGVVGALFLLSGVVFPVDLLPGAFAELGRLLPWTYWLEGTRHVLLGAPFNSSLAGLSDAQILQRLALLTVGIALTAALALRGAQYLAIARGKLDEKTDH from the coding sequence ATGACCGCAACCGCGATCAGGCATTCGCTGGGCACCCGCGCCCGCCAGTTCTGGGCGGCGGTGCGTCTGGGCTGGGCCATCGAATCCAACTGGACCGACCCGTTTGTCTTCTTCGTCTACCAGGTGGTGCGTCCGCTCTTCGGCGCGCTCATCCTGGTGGTGATGTACAAGGTGATCCGCGGCGGCGCCGATGATCCGCTGGGCTTCGCGCAAATCTATCTGGGCAACGCCTTCTTCATCCTCGTCATGCAGTCGATCCTCGTGATCGGCTTCATCGTCTTCGAGGATCGGGAGCGTTACGAGATGATCCGCTATGTCTATCTGGCGCCGATCGGCCTGGGGCCCTACATGCTGGCGCGCGGCGCCTCGCATGTGGCGGCCACCAGCGCCGCGATCATCCTCACGCTCCTGCTGGGCGTCTTCGGGTTCGACCTGCGGATGCACTTGGCGCTGTCCGAACTGCCCTACTTCGCCGCAACCATGGCGTTGGGCGTGGCGGCGACGCTGGCGATGGGGTTGATCCTGGCGGCGGCCACCATGCTCCTGGCACATCATGGGCAGTCGATGCCCGAGGGCGTGGTCGGGGCGCTCTTTCTGCTGTCCGGCGTGGTCTTCCCGGTCGACCTGCTGCCCGGGGCGTTTGCCGAACTGGGACGCTTGCTTCCGTGGACCTACTGGCTGGAAGGGACCCGGCATGTGCTACTAGGAGCGCCGTTCAACAGTTCGCTGGCGGGATTGTCCGATGCCCAGATCCTCCAGCGTCTGGCGCTGCTGACGGTTGGGATCGCGTTGACCGCGGCGCTGGCGCTGCGGGGCGCGCAGTATCTGGCCATCGCCCGCGGCAAACTCGACGAGAAGACCGACCACTAA
- a CDS encoding ABC transporter ATP-binding protein: MHWAIETHQVTRRFKGGLAKRWWRRHADGTNGNGETIALDGVDLTVRPGELFGLLGPNGAGKTTLLKILSTLLLPSSGTARVDGLDVAREPEQVRRRINMVSGGEHSGYGILTVRETIWMFAQFYGVPTRVAHERADRMMEALDLTRFANTKISKLSTGTRQKMNIVRGFVSDPKILYLDEPTLGLDVGVAREVRTFVRHWMDENPDRTVILTTHYMAEADSMCDRIAIIDKGRVQACDTPDHLKRDWAPSVVYRIETPLWTSFGRTFDDLAVVKSVDAEHNDERGRTQLRVLLEAEDGIAAVQNRLAERGITPHAVIRLEPTLEDAFLNLVGHGLSGANGTGGH; encoded by the coding sequence ATGCATTGGGCCATTGAAACACATCAGGTCACCCGCCGTTTCAAGGGCGGTCTGGCCAAACGCTGGTGGCGGCGTCACGCCGACGGCACAAACGGCAACGGCGAGACCATCGCCCTGGATGGCGTCGATCTGACCGTCCGACCCGGTGAACTGTTCGGGCTTCTGGGACCCAACGGCGCGGGGAAGACCACATTGCTGAAAATCCTCTCGACCCTGCTGCTGCCGTCCAGCGGCACCGCCCGCGTCGATGGGCTCGATGTCGCCCGCGAGCCGGAACAGGTGCGGCGGCGGATCAACATGGTCTCCGGCGGTGAGCATTCCGGCTACGGCATCCTGACCGTGCGCGAGACGATCTGGATGTTCGCGCAGTTCTATGGCGTGCCGACGCGGGTGGCGCACGAGCGCGCCGACCGGATGATGGAGGCGCTCGATTTAACCCGATTCGCCAACACCAAGATCTCGAAGCTGTCGACCGGGACGCGGCAGAAGATGAACATCGTGCGCGGATTTGTCTCCGATCCGAAGATTCTCTACCTCGACGAGCCCACGCTCGGGCTGGATGTCGGCGTGGCGCGCGAGGTGCGTACCTTCGTGCGGCATTGGATGGATGAGAATCCCGACCGCACCGTGATCCTGACCACGCACTACATGGCCGAGGCCGACTCGATGTGCGACCGGATCGCCATCATCGACAAGGGCCGGGTGCAGGCCTGCGACACGCCGGACCATCTCAAGCGCGACTGGGCGCCGTCGGTCGTCTACCGGATCGAAACGCCGCTGTGGACCAGTTTCGGGCGGACCTTCGACGACCTCGCGGTGGTCAAGTCGGTCGACGCCGAGCATAACGACGAACGCGGGCGCACGCAGTTGCGCGTCCTCCTCGAGGCGGAAGACGGGATCGCCGCGGTGCAGAACCGTCTGGCCGAACGCGGCATCACGCCGCATGCGGTCATCCGGCTGGAGCCGACGCTGGAGGACGCGTTTTTGAATCTGGTCGGGCATGGGCTCTCCGGCGCCAACGGCACCGGTGGGCATTGA
- a CDS encoding DUF190 domain-containing protein translates to MKLEGEGKLVRIFIGESDRLHHRPLYEEIIYKAKEVGMAGTTVLRGIEGFGAASRIHTAKILRLSEDLPIIIEIVDTIERIDNFIKAVDDLFEEAGCGGLITEEKMHIIRYAAGK, encoded by the coding sequence ATGAAACTCGAAGGCGAAGGCAAGCTCGTGCGCATCTTCATCGGGGAGTCGGATCGACTGCATCACCGACCGCTGTACGAAGAGATTATCTACAAGGCCAAGGAAGTCGGCATGGCGGGCACCACCGTGTTGCGCGGCATCGAAGGATTTGGTGCGGCGAGCCGCATCCACACCGCGAAGATCCTTCGCTTGTCGGAAGACCTGCCGATCATCATCGAAATCGTCGACACGATTGAACGGATCGACAACTTCATCAAGGCAGTCGATGATCTCTTTGAGGAAGCGGGGTGCGGGGGACTCATCACCGAAGAAAAGATGCACATCATTCGCTACGCGGCGGGCAAGTAG
- a CDS encoding nucleotidyltransferase family protein → MIAGLILAAGQVKYSGQAKPLLAADQAFLLEMVVRQFRAAPLDDLIVVLGQDARQIVQRISLNGIKIIINNEHRAGLSSSIQRGLAHISSRFQAVLIGRGNMPLVTSGTIGRLVAEYQKGKKGIVVPVHEGQRGYPVLLDLKHLESLVSLRGDVGATPVLESNPNDIREVPIASDEVLIDVDSREVWEKVRHRLN, encoded by the coding sequence GTGATTGCCGGGTTGATCCTGGCCGCCGGCCAGGTGAAATACTCAGGCCAGGCCAAGCCGCTGTTGGCGGCCGATCAGGCGTTTCTGCTCGAGATGGTGGTGCGGCAATTCCGCGCCGCGCCGCTGGATGATCTGATTGTGGTGCTGGGGCAGGATGCCCGGCAGATCGTGCAGCGCATTTCCCTCAACGGCATCAAGATCATCATCAACAACGAGCACCGCGCCGGGCTGTCGTCGTCGATTCAACGCGGGCTGGCGCACATCTCCTCGCGGTTTCAGGCGGTGCTGATCGGGCGTGGGAACATGCCGCTGGTCACCAGCGGCACAATCGGACGGCTGGTCGCCGAGTATCAGAAGGGCAAGAAGGGGATTGTCGTGCCGGTGCACGAGGGGCAGCGCGGCTATCCGGTGCTGCTGGATCTGAAGCATCTGGAGTCGCTGGTCAGTCTGCGCGGCGATGTCGGCGCCACACCGGTGCTCGAGTCCAACCCGAATGATATCCGCGAGGTCCCCATCGCATCCGATGAAGTGCTGATCGATGTCGACAGCCGCGAGGTGTGGGAAAAGGTCCGCCACCGTCTCAACTGA
- a CDS encoding DUF5916 domain-containing protein, with amino-acid sequence MATPVVVDGILESAWQGADSIVEFYQVQPREGAPVSEPTVAYVMQTQQALCFALRCGTNGRTPDCRPGYRDGHEGDYVSVFLDTFHDRRTAYRFSVNCAGVQADEIVSADGKESNADWDGRFESAVTRDSAGYTVEIRIPWSTLRYDRKKEEWGFNLERAIPLSGELAFATPVRLNEGLRVSGFRTLTGLKPVVRACGIEIYPQGFYRTEKYLDERSETWKPALDLNWAITSYARLQSTVNSDFSQVEADPFALNLSKYSLYFREKRPFFVEGQEFFRPSGGVVADMLQVFYSRQIGQKLPDGTEVPLDAGLRMTMKWQNEEIAALGALTGEKTYDGFSGLGREPRAGFGVARWNHQFATPITGAVMAAGKFTDSVDNNVLSLDGTVSTATLQFTTQVARSTYLGTSDWAAKSYFGYFARAFSVSAYATIIGDRFDVSQIGFVPWYGLRRYSLSAGPTLISDSGTIVYGSARLTADVSREYGESRYSTSYIATLEASFRNNWGAVLNGRIGRERELFGSYNPRALSVSLSSDPSRRAWVSLSYYSVYEYNYARGHFGRSDYGDWYTSWRFSKRNSAYFNGSSWVERGPAGGVEEVTLRFRPGTDWAITDGMNTRLYVEIPVTKSDGLLSFRLGWAFSYNFANKSWLYLAFNDYQRREDGNYQPRQRVFAVKLKYLISI; translated from the coding sequence GTGGCGACGCCTGTTGTCGTTGACGGAATTCTTGAAAGTGCCTGGCAGGGCGCAGATTCGATTGTCGAATTCTATCAGGTCCAGCCGCGCGAAGGCGCTCCGGTTTCCGAGCCCACCGTTGCCTACGTCATGCAGACCCAGCAAGCTCTTTGTTTCGCTCTGCGTTGCGGGACCAATGGGCGAACGCCGGACTGCCGTCCCGGATACCGCGACGGTCACGAGGGGGACTATGTCAGTGTCTTCCTTGACACATTTCATGACCGCCGCACGGCATATCGCTTTTCCGTCAATTGCGCCGGCGTCCAGGCGGATGAGATTGTGTCCGCCGATGGCAAGGAGTCGAATGCCGATTGGGATGGCCGCTTTGAAAGCGCGGTCACGCGGGACTCCGCTGGGTATACCGTCGAGATTCGGATCCCCTGGTCGACGCTTCGATACGATCGCAAGAAGGAAGAATGGGGCTTCAATTTGGAGCGCGCGATCCCGCTGAGTGGGGAATTGGCTTTCGCGACGCCCGTTCGTCTGAACGAAGGGTTGAGAGTCTCTGGGTTCCGTACCCTGACTGGACTCAAGCCTGTGGTGCGGGCGTGCGGGATCGAGATCTACCCGCAGGGTTTTTATCGCACCGAGAAATACTTGGACGAGCGATCGGAAACATGGAAGCCGGCGTTGGATCTCAACTGGGCGATCACTTCGTATGCCCGGCTTCAGTCGACCGTCAATTCGGACTTCTCGCAGGTTGAGGCCGATCCATTCGCCCTCAATCTGTCAAAGTACAGCCTCTATTTTCGTGAGAAGCGCCCTTTCTTCGTCGAGGGACAGGAATTCTTCCGGCCGAGCGGCGGTGTCGTGGCCGACATGTTGCAGGTGTTCTACTCGCGCCAGATCGGGCAGAAGCTGCCGGATGGCACGGAGGTCCCGCTTGATGCGGGCCTTCGAATGACGATGAAGTGGCAGAACGAAGAAATCGCCGCGTTGGGAGCCCTGACGGGAGAAAAGACGTACGACGGGTTTTCGGGATTGGGTCGCGAGCCGCGCGCGGGCTTTGGGGTTGCCCGCTGGAACCACCAGTTTGCGACACCGATCACCGGGGCGGTCATGGCGGCGGGCAAGTTTACGGATTCGGTCGATAACAACGTGTTGTCCCTGGACGGGACAGTGTCGACGGCAACGTTGCAGTTCACCACTCAGGTGGCGCGCAGCACATACCTTGGTACTTCGGATTGGGCGGCCAAGTCCTACTTTGGCTACTTTGCCCGCGCCTTTTCGGTCAGCGCATACGCCACGATCATTGGCGATAGGTTTGATGTGTCGCAGATCGGGTTTGTGCCATGGTATGGCCTGCGACGGTACTCGCTTTCGGCGGGACCGACTTTGATCAGCGACTCGGGCACCATCGTCTACGGCAGTGCGCGTCTGACCGCCGACGTCAGCCGCGAATACGGCGAGAGTCGTTACTCCACCAGTTACATTGCGACGCTCGAGGCGTCGTTCCGCAACAACTGGGGGGCGGTCCTCAATGGCCGGATCGGCCGCGAGCGCGAATTGTTCGGCTCGTACAACCCCAGGGCGCTGAGCGTGTCGCTGTCGTCGGATCCGTCGCGGCGGGCTTGGGTCTCGCTGTCGTACTACTCCGTGTACGAGTACAACTATGCCCGTGGCCATTTCGGGCGCAGCGATTACGGCGATTGGTACACTTCCTGGAGGTTCTCGAAGCGCAATTCTGCCTATTTCAATGGCTCCTCCTGGGTCGAACGCGGCCCGGCGGGCGGAGTGGAGGAAGTGACGTTGCGCTTTCGCCCCGGCACCGATTGGGCGATCACGGACGGAATGAACACGAGACTCTATGTGGAGATTCCGGTGACCAAGAGCGATGGGTTGCTCTCATTCCGACTGGGTTGGGCGTTCTCATACAACTTCGCCAATAAGAGTTGGCTGTATCTGGCGTTCAACGACTACCAAAGACGCGAGGACGGCAATTATCAGCCGCGACAGCGGGTTTTTGCGGTGAAACTGAAGTACCTCATCTCGATTTAG
- the crcB gene encoding fluoride efflux transporter CrcB, protein MARYFVVFAGGGLGATARYLLSGAVYRFMSSQFPYGTVLVNTLGCFLIGFLMTFFQERFAVNPELRLFLTIGMLGGFTTFSTFSYETIPLIRSGGYMTASANVAYMLLNCLGATWVGGLIGAQF, encoded by the coding sequence GTGGCGCGGTATTTCGTTGTGTTCGCCGGGGGTGGGCTCGGCGCGACGGCGCGGTATTTGCTCTCCGGCGCGGTCTACCGCTTCATGAGTTCGCAGTTTCCGTATGGAACAGTTCTGGTCAACACGTTGGGATGCTTTCTGATCGGATTCCTCATGACGTTTTTCCAGGAACGATTCGCAGTGAATCCCGAGCTTCGTCTGTTTCTGACAATCGGGATGTTGGGAGGGTTTACCACGTTTTCCACGTTCAGCTATGAAACCATCCCGTTGATCCGGTCCGGCGGTTACATGACGGCGTCGGCAAATGTCGCGTATATGCTTCTGAATTGCCTGGGGGCCACCTGGGTCGGCGGTCTGATCGGAGCACAATTCTAG
- a CDS encoding dynamin family protein: MSSHQARATANLLRESIDCLAGLGGDFGSAMARIGELHDRLVGGVFHLAVLGQFKRGKSALINALIGDTVLPTGIVPVTAVPTLVRSGSDFRLTIEYEDGQRTETVSVSCSEEARNRLTDLVSETGNPENRRRISRVTVVYPEALLADGVVVIDTPGIGSTLRHNTETAVNFLPHCDAGIFVLSADLPPTEAEVQYLARVRPQIPRLFLVLNKIDRVTSEELSTALAFLRRTLEQQSALNKDTPVFCLSATMGLDARARRDKARWRESGVADLAEHLIRFLDTEKRPALLDAVRLKFSSVLLDTLLRLRLTTKSLEMPLAQLGSRLQMFAEELEKIQVERISTADQLAGDQKRVIDELEAQAETLRKESRVHIRTILQNVAPFGAASGQQESSEAGLSRAISDYFEQCFVQTMERLRARIGEVLGRHDEKLNGIIERIRTAASDSFGIAHTEAPGGGALRLTRLPYWISQEWVAGLTAMQKHRWESFIPHEYRQGQRAKRLEREIETLVVTNVENLRWVLLQSINETFRIYGDSLDERFADTLAATHDAIRSTLQRRRENVAMVERELPLMKQAEERLQNIRNVLTGLGGKL; this comes from the coding sequence ATGTCCTCCCATCAGGCGCGGGCCACGGCGAATCTCCTGCGCGAATCAATCGATTGCCTGGCGGGTCTGGGGGGAGACTTTGGGAGTGCGATGGCCCGAATCGGGGAACTGCATGACCGCTTGGTCGGCGGCGTGTTCCACCTTGCAGTGCTGGGCCAGTTCAAGCGCGGAAAGAGTGCGTTGATCAACGCACTGATTGGCGACACGGTCCTCCCAACCGGGATTGTGCCCGTGACCGCGGTTCCAACGCTTGTACGATCGGGTTCCGATTTCCGTCTCACGATTGAATACGAAGACGGTCAGAGGACCGAGACGGTTAGCGTCTCGTGCAGCGAAGAGGCACGCAATAGACTGACCGATTTGGTGAGTGAGACAGGCAATCCGGAAAATCGCCGGCGCATCTCGCGCGTGACGGTTGTCTACCCGGAAGCGCTCTTGGCCGACGGGGTCGTGGTGATCGACACACCGGGCATCGGCTCGACGCTGCGCCACAACACGGAGACCGCCGTCAATTTCCTTCCCCATTGCGACGCAGGGATATTCGTACTGTCCGCTGATCTCCCGCCGACTGAGGCGGAGGTTCAGTATCTGGCCAGGGTACGGCCGCAGATTCCCCGGCTCTTTCTGGTCCTCAACAAGATTGACAGAGTCACGTCAGAGGAGTTAAGCACAGCCCTCGCCTTTCTTCGAAGGACGCTCGAACAACAGAGCGCACTCAACAAGGACACGCCGGTGTTTTGCCTCTCCGCAACAATGGGATTGGACGCTCGAGCCAGGAGGGACAAGGCGCGCTGGCGGGAAAGTGGCGTCGCCGACCTGGCAGAGCATTTGATCCGCTTTCTCGACACAGAGAAAAGGCCGGCGCTTCTCGACGCCGTGAGGTTGAAATTCTCGAGTGTCTTGTTGGATACTCTCCTCCGGCTCCGGTTGACCACCAAGAGCCTGGAAATGCCTCTCGCGCAACTCGGATCCCGCCTTCAAATGTTTGCGGAGGAACTTGAGAAGATCCAAGTGGAGCGCATTTCGACCGCGGATCAGCTGGCCGGGGATCAGAAGCGTGTCATCGATGAGCTCGAGGCGCAGGCGGAGACCCTTCGGAAGGAATCGCGAGTCCACATCAGAACCATCCTTCAAAACGTCGCGCCCTTCGGCGCCGCGTCGGGTCAACAGGAGTCCTCCGAAGCCGGTCTTTCGCGTGCAATCTCAGATTACTTTGAGCAATGCTTTGTCCAGACGATGGAACGACTCCGCGCGCGCATCGGAGAGGTGCTCGGTCGACACGATGAGAAACTCAACGGGATCATCGAACGGATCCGGACGGCAGCCAGTGACTCATTCGGGATCGCGCACACCGAGGCGCCGGGCGGCGGGGCACTTCGATTGACACGGTTGCCCTACTGGATCAGTCAGGAGTGGGTCGCCGGTCTGACCGCGATGCAGAAACACCGATGGGAGAGTTTCATTCCGCATGAGTATAGACAAGGGCAACGCGCCAAGCGTCTTGAGAGAGAGATAGAGACGCTGGTTGTAACCAATGTCGAGAATCTCCGCTGGGTGCTCCTCCAGAGCATCAACGAGACATTTCGCATCTACGGCGACTCCCTTGACGAGCGCTTTGCCGACACCCTGGCCGCCACACATGACGCCATCAGGTCAACGTTGCAGCGCCGCCGCGAGAATGTCGCGATGGTTGAACGGGAGCTGCCTTTGATGAAGCAGGCGGAGGAGCGTCTGCAGAACATCCGGAATGTGTTGACGGGCCTCGGCGGGAAACTGTAG
- a CDS encoding ABC transporter permease, with amino-acid sequence MKTDLKTNLRAIWGRAYVRVVGANRELSWLIFEVVLPLLSVFGFAMLYRGLGAPEQYIGFVVVSGAMIAFWQNILWGMASQFYWEKEMGNLELYLIAPISRMAILLGMAIGGLFMTGTRAAAILLVGSWIFDVQYTVANWLALIGVFWLTMAAIYGLGMLAASLFMLYGREAWHTANLFQEPVYFISGFYFPVRALGSVAALAASAMPLTLGLDAIRQLIFAGQPVNPLFSVGVELALLAIGAVILNYAALRMLEYMERLGKQTGRLTLKAQ; translated from the coding sequence ATGAAGACGGATCTGAAAACGAATCTGCGGGCGATCTGGGGACGCGCCTATGTGCGCGTCGTCGGCGCCAACCGCGAGCTGTCGTGGCTGATCTTCGAGGTCGTGCTGCCGCTGCTGTCGGTGTTCGGCTTCGCCATGCTCTACCGCGGGCTGGGCGCGCCGGAGCAGTACATCGGCTTTGTGGTCGTCTCGGGCGCGATGATCGCCTTCTGGCAGAATATCCTCTGGGGTATGGCCTCGCAGTTCTACTGGGAGAAGGAGATGGGCAATCTCGAGCTGTACCTGATCGCCCCGATCTCCCGCATGGCGATCCTGCTGGGCATGGCGATCGGCGGGCTGTTCATGACCGGCACCCGCGCGGCGGCGATCCTGCTGGTCGGCAGTTGGATCTTCGATGTGCAGTACACGGTCGCCAACTGGCTGGCGTTGATCGGCGTCTTCTGGCTCACCATGGCGGCGATCTACGGTTTGGGGATGCTGGCCGCGTCGCTGTTTATGCTCTATGGCCGCGAGGCCTGGCACACCGCCAACCTGTTCCAGGAGCCGGTGTATTTTATCAGCGGCTTCTACTTCCCGGTGCGGGCGCTGGGGAGCGTCGCGGCGCTGGCCGCCTCGGCGATGCCGCTTACGCTGGGCTTGGATGCGATCCGTCAGTTGATCTTCGCCGGGCAGCCGGTCAATCCGCTGTTCTCGGTCGGGGTGGAACTGGCGCTTTTGGCGATCGGCGCGGTGATCCTCAACTACGCCGCGCTGCGGATGCTGGAATACATGGAGCGTCTCGGCAAACAGACCGGACGTCTGACGCTGAAGGCGCAGTAG
- a CDS encoding sulfite exporter TauE/SafE family protein, translating into MPTDPFHLSLLASLILLAAVLYSSVGHAGASGYIAAMVLFGVATPMIKPTALVLNILVACVGTWRFASAGQVPWKLLGSLCIGSIPAAFLGGWIALPPRIYEPMLAACLVLAALRLIFAEGDTAPRAHPPLWGFIALGALLGFVSGLTGIGGGIFLSPILILTGWENPRRTAATSAPFILVNSISGLLGHASSMQHIPAQAALLAIVALCGGLFGSWLAVKKLRFPALRRILALVMLVAASKLVAELFRVE; encoded by the coding sequence ATGCCCACCGATCCTTTCCATCTCTCCTTGCTCGCGTCCCTCATCCTGCTCGCGGCGGTTCTTTATTCCTCGGTCGGTCATGCCGGTGCTTCCGGTTACATAGCGGCGATGGTGCTGTTCGGCGTGGCGACTCCGATGATCAAGCCCACAGCCCTCGTCCTCAACATCCTCGTAGCCTGCGTCGGAACTTGGCGCTTCGCATCGGCAGGACAGGTTCCCTGGAAGCTTCTCGGCTCCCTCTGTATCGGCTCCATCCCGGCGGCCTTTCTCGGCGGCTGGATTGCGCTTCCTCCTCGTATCTACGAGCCAATGCTGGCTGCCTGCCTTGTGCTTGCGGCGTTGCGTCTGATCTTTGCCGAGGGCGATACGGCCCCGCGCGCCCACCCGCCCCTCTGGGGTTTCATCGCGTTGGGTGCGCTGCTTGGTTTCGTATCCGGCCTCACAGGCATCGGCGGCGGCATATTCTTGTCTCCCATCCTCATACTGACTGGATGGGAAAACCCGCGCCGCACGGCCGCAACATCCGCGCCCTTCATTCTGGTCAATTCAATATCCGGGCTTCTCGGCCATGCCTCTTCAATGCAACACATTCCCGCTCAGGCGGCGCTACTGGCGATCGTGGCTCTGTGCGGCGGCCTGTTCGGCTCCTGGCTGGCGGTTAAGAAGCTTCGCTTCCCGGCGCTCAGACGAATTCTCGCGTTAGTCATGCTGGTCGCCGCCTCGAAGTTGGTGGCGGAGCTGTTCAGAGTCGAGTAA
- a CDS encoding redoxin domain-containing protein — protein MSTTRYKVAIIALLIVNALLLAKQFSLSNPGQKPLLKEYVSRAALPAVSVIDRTGRSWSLREVTDNSPASLFVFFSPADCPPCLEERSLWNHVTQEAGIPVFGIGTWPSPSEYWDWTERMEFSMPTFLDTTFTLPESMGLRVMPLKVLVSQDGVIRWADPARLSANAAEEFREDLSDALASLR, from the coding sequence ATGAGCACAACACGGTACAAAGTCGCCATCATTGCGCTATTGATCGTCAATGCGCTGCTGTTGGCCAAACAGTTCTCACTGTCAAATCCAGGACAGAAGCCGTTGCTAAAGGAATACGTCTCACGCGCCGCCCTGCCGGCGGTTTCCGTTATCGATCGCACAGGGCGCTCCTGGAGCCTTCGCGAAGTGACGGACAATTCCCCCGCAAGTCTCTTCGTGTTCTTTTCGCCCGCCGATTGTCCCCCATGTTTGGAGGAACGATCTCTCTGGAACCATGTCACCCAGGAGGCGGGGATTCCGGTATTTGGCATTGGCACGTGGCCGTCACCCTCAGAATACTGGGACTGGACCGAACGCATGGAGTTCTCCATGCCGACGTTTCTGGACACGACCTTTACATTGCCTGAGAGCATGGGGCTGCGCGTAATGCCTCTGAAGGTTCTGGTGTCGCAGGATGGTGTCATCCGGTGGGCGGACCCAGCGCGGCTATCGGCCAACGCGGCGGAGGAGTTCAGGGAGGACCTCTCAGATGCGCTGGCTTCGCTACGTTAG
- a CDS encoding RNA polymerase sigma factor has translation MMDETRFRAFYREMYPRLWSYVHRMIADRAECDDAVQESFFRFLRAAPSHLSEADQRSYLYRIATNLIKDAWRARKTQSAWLAEQEESEPSAEPETALAAGLDLRRALEVLSPGQRSLVWLAYVEGYEHKEIAEIVGVESASVRVLLMRARRRLAAFLAAEPSERRDD, from the coding sequence ATGATGGATGAGACCCGGTTCCGGGCATTCTACCGGGAGATGTATCCGCGGCTGTGGAGCTATGTGCATCGCATGATTGCCGATCGCGCCGAGTGCGACGATGCCGTGCAGGAGTCCTTCTTTCGCTTCCTGCGCGCCGCGCCATCGCATCTCAGCGAGGCGGACCAGCGATCGTACCTGTACCGTATCGCGACCAACCTGATCAAGGACGCCTGGCGCGCGCGGAAGACGCAGAGCGCCTGGCTGGCCGAGCAGGAAGAGAGTGAACCATCCGCCGAACCGGAAACCGCCCTCGCCGCCGGCTTGGACCTGCGGCGGGCGTTGGAAGTGCTCTCGCCCGGTCAGCGTTCGTTGGTCTGGCTGGCTTATGTCGAGGGATATGAACACAAGGAGATCGCCGAGATTGTCGGGGTCGAATCCGCCAGTGTGCGTGTGCTGCTGATGCGGGCGCGACGCCGTCTGGCCGCCTTTCTGGCGGCCGAACCCAGCGAGAGACGCGATGACTGA
- a CDS encoding HEAT repeat domain-containing protein, whose translation MRWFCGRCWRETSKETVVCPNCGASQHELADEPFVQKLIRSLHSPEPETPLRAAALLGELQAREAIPHLIEIVRTSRDHYLKAEVIRALGRIGGNEAVAVLSALSGRESGVIEKRAVQKALQTLGIVK comes from the coding sequence ATGAGGTGGTTCTGTGGCCGATGCTGGCGTGAGACCTCGAAGGAAACGGTTGTCTGCCCGAACTGCGGGGCGAGCCAGCACGAATTGGCTGACGAGCCATTCGTCCAAAAGCTCATTCGGTCGCTGCACAGCCCTGAACCCGAAACTCCTCTCCGAGCGGCCGCGCTGCTGGGCGAGCTGCAGGCGCGCGAAGCCATCCCGCACCTCATTGAGATCGTTCGGACATCTCGGGATCACTACCTGAAAGCAGAGGTCATTCGAGCGCTGGGGAGAATCGGCGGGAATGAGGCAGTCGCCGTCCTTTCGGCGCTGTCGGGTCGGGAATCTGGCGTGATCGAGAAGCGCGCGGTTCAGAAGGCTTTGCAGACGCTCGGGATCGTAAAGTGA